Part of the Cyprinus carpio isolate SPL01 chromosome A12, ASM1834038v1, whole genome shotgun sequence genome, ATAACATAAAAAGTTTTCAAGACACACCTACCTTGAGCTCCAAAGTTATTAGGTGATGGTGTATGCTACTTTAAAAGCCACAAgcaattcatgttcatttttaaaaagtcatgccAGTTTCCTAGTAAAAAGCTGtactagaaaaaaaaacgtaTGATTCTATATGTTTGGATATTATGCAGTAAACTTCAGCTGTAAGATCTTTTCAATGACGACTCAGtcaaatggtttatttttgtacagtctttttttttctttgtctcatGAGATTGTGGGATGagtagttcattcattcattcagaaaaaatCACTTTTCTATACACTTTTCTACCTTTGTCTTCTGAATACTTTTGAATAGCTTgaatacttttataaataaaataattaatacttttattcatcgagaacacatttaattgatcaaaagtgacgttaaagacatgctgttcttttaaaaaaattatatttattaaaaaaccctgcaaaaatgtatcacagtttccacaaaaataaaaaccaacaaaaaataataacaacaataataaaaaataatagtaaaaaaaaaaaatgtatcttgtgatgcaaattagcatattagaatgatttctgaaggatcatgtgacactgaagaccggagtaatgatgctggggGGAAAAGCTTtgtatcaaaggaataaattacattctaacatatattcaaaaagaaaacagttcttttaaattgtaataatatttcacaatattacagattttactgtatttttgatcaaataaattaagtctttgtgagcataagagactctttcaaaaacaatttaacaaaataaaatcttactgctGCCAAACTTTAACTGTAGCTTTAATTCAGATTTTGTAATATGATTTGTTTTggagctggttggtttggttaaTGGCTTATATtctttaatgaaacattttaaatgaattggagaaattaaatgagaaaaatacttccagaaacaAGGTTGCGTAAAAGCAATGACCGTTGCACTCTACTGTTTGTTATTCACAGCATCAGTCCTTGAAGAACCTCTAAAAAGATTATTATTCCAATCCAGTGTAAGAACATTCAGGTCGATGATCATCAAAAAGGTCATTAATGTGCATGTGGTATTAACTTCATGCACAACAGATTTCCCTTCTTTGTTTTCAAGAGAgcgaaaatgttacaaaagtctGCAATATGGCACcggaaaaaaaatgattaatcgATAGGTtggaattaaaaataacattttgtgcagAGGTTCTGAAGGAATGTAATAGATCTGGGTTTGAGGAAGATATTACCGGTCCGGCTGCTTGTTTCATCTGCTGGAGTGTAAACAGATCTGTCCCGGGATCCTCACGCTTGAAAGCACGTCTCTAATGTTCTGTTCTTTCCTACATCACACATTACAAGCATTAGGATCATAATTACACCTCTTATTGCCTGCACAAACCCCTCTATAGACATAGACTGAcagattttcattattattagtgtttttagtcAATTAACTTTTGTTAGTAATGATTGTATCAGAATGATCATCAACTAAACCAAACACAACATTAATTTGGCCATCATCATGtcttaattgaatttaatattcTGCATCTAAATAAACCATTAATAGCATGAGCTACTGTATTTCTAAATGCCAAATGCCTGGCATATTTGGCTTTGTGCTTGTTAGGTTTGCAGGTTTACTTATTTCCCTGCACACATGGTCCGAAATGTGTTTAATACAACTTTATTTGCAGAGTCTCCTGTTGCGACTTGAATAAGGGCCTGTTTAATTTGGCATACtgtatattctattttaattctttcTCTGGAGTCTATGCATTTTACAGAGGATTTCAtccaaagcattttaaaaattgcatttaaggATTTGTGTTTCTTGGGATTGCACCATGCTACCAGTTGAACTACAGAAATTGCAtaggaatatacagtatatgtatttttgtcttgtttattagtctagttttaaatgttttatgctttATTCTTCATATGGCTTGATTGCTGTATAACAGACTCAATTCACCCTGTGAGGTGTATCATGATATTAACTTACTGAGAGAAGCAGTGTTAGTTTTAAAGCAGctgtttatcatttattacaaattaatagtatttacaattatttaaaatattatttcattttaaaaaaactgtttctagttgaatatattttaaaatgtaatttattcctgtgatgcaaagctgaattttcagcatcattactgctgTCTTCAGTGTTGATGAtcactcagaaatcattctaatatgccactcaagatacatttcttattatcatcagtgcTAAAGACTGTTTCTggagcttaatatttttgtggaagtatTGTTCAATGAACAGAAATTTCAaagattatttgaaatataaatcatttgtaacataaatgactttactgtaacttttgtttaatttaatggatgcttgctgaataaaatcattcatttcttaaatataatgtaatatatataatttgaggGCTGTACAACAGACTTGTTTCAATGGTGTGGTGTAGAATGATATCAGCTGTACTAAGAGAAGCAGTGttagtttcaaagcagctgttTATCAGTTCTGTCACACCAAAACTAGTGTTTCAAAAAATGATGCCTCTTTTCCTACGAGTTTAAACTCTCGTTGGGTTGCCCATTGTTTAGTCAaattgtttagttttagtcaaaactgatataaatatgcacatataGAAATAGATGTAGCTGTGAGAGGGGCTGCCCATGTGTTTTCACTCTGTTATCATGCAGCTGAGAGCAGACGGCTGAAgatgagagtgtgagtgtgatcTTTCCCACATTTCACCTTCTCAGGGCTGATAGGAGATGCATGGATGCACACACTTTACATGTGTGGTGTATTCTTGCATCTTTATAGCCGAGGCTTGTTTCCCAGCAGCAGAACATCCGTGTCTCTGGCTGTATTTGTGTTGCTGCTGGTTTGATGTCCACTTCTGCTGTGGTGGGGGCTGCTGCTTTCATTTTCTCTGCAGGAGAAAAGCTGGATTTGATCTGTGACCTTTCAGCTCTTTCTCAGATGTTGGCAATGCCAGAGCACTCGGACTCTGTTCCCTCCTCCGACTGTTTCTACGGTTACCTGACATAATGGAATATTTCCTAAATACAGCAGCACCAAATGGAATTGAAATTAAATAGATATAGAAAAAAACTTGACTTGATGTTTGTAGAAAGTGTTTGAAGAAGCCTTGCAttttgactgacagacagacagatagatggatagatagattaacattaaaaattatattaatgaagagtgttttttCCAGTTACCTGCAGTTGGTTTGTTTTCCAGATGCAGCAGTTGGATGAGAAGGATGCTCGACGTTTCCAACTGAAAATAGCAGAACTGAGTGCAATTATTCGCAAACTAGAAGACCGCAATGCACTGCTGTCAGAGGAACGCAATGAACTGGTGAGTCTGTGCTAGTGAtagggtgattttttttctcttaaattttatattttattttaaagatttattttatttagttttattttattgttatggtaaaaatatgtatttattaacatAGACTGTACTTGCTTTGTGTATGtctttgtgtatgtatgtatatgtgtgtcttCTGTATCATGTTTACTGTAATAACATAATGTATTAAAGAGTGTTTTTGCCTTTCTAAGAGTTATTTGATAGTGTGAATGTTCTCTGTAATGGTGGTAAGTGTCTGAGCAGTGATGAATGACTGCAGTGTTTCCTCCTCTCAGCTCAGACAGGTTTAAAGATCAATACAGAGACAGAGTGATTTAAACATAGCAGCTGAAACCTTCAAGAAGGATTCGGATTCAGTTTACCACTCTATACGGTCCTCAACAAAGACATGATGTTCAAGTAGACTGAAATAGCCTAGTTGACTTCTCTATCCATTTAGATTGCATGTCTTATCTAATTTTCCAGCTAGTTAGACAGTCAAGTATACTTCCATACAGTAGATTGGGTGAAATGTATTGCTTGACGGCTCTTCAAAGTACAGtataaatcagtttattttgcaaaaacacattttatttaaccattttgaAATATTGTGTTGTGTTCAAAATGTGTAACTTCACTGGTTTCATTAGTAAGAGTATTTTCTGAAATCATTACTAGTACAGCTGCCTTTTATTTGACGTCAAGGGTCGAAATATTGTTTAGGGTTACTGCATGCTTTTGCcactgcagtttttttatttatttattattattttttttttacaatctgtttctttgtgtttctgtGCCCAGTTAAAGCGTCTCCGTGAAGCTGAGAGCCAGTATAAGCCGTTACTGGACAAGAACAGACGTCTCAGCCGCAAGAATGAGGAGCTGGTTCATGCATTGAGACGCATGGAGAACAAACTGCACTTCATCACACAGGAGAACATCGAAATGGTAATGAAGCGAAACAACTCACTGAATATATCCGTATCTGTATTTGCATAGCATGAGCCCATTTTAATTTAGTGACTTCatagaatgtttttatttgaaagaactTATTGTTATGCCAcaggaccatttaaaatgaactagtgaaggcaaaattactttaaaaaattaaaataaaatattatatagtaaAACAGTTAAAGCTCTTAAATACTGATGAAAAAAAGTTGAttgggtcagtaatttttattattattatttatttagttagttgtaagtttcttaagctcaccaaggctgtatttatttaattgaaaatgcaaatgcagtaaaacagtaatattgtgaaatattattacaatttaaaacaatggttttaatttaaaatagaatttatttctgtcatggaaaagctgaatttccagcatcagtactccagtcttcagtgtcacatgattcttcagaaatcattctaatatgctgatttcaagaaacgtttcttattgttatcgatgttgaaaacagctgtgctgattaatattttagcAGAAACCATAATAcgtccaggattctttgataaatataaggtttaaaaacagcatttatttcaatcGACCTCGACTTTTCCTAAAGGCATTAGTATTTTATTTGCTAATgcagttttattgtttgtattaaataaatgcacctgCTTTTGAACAAATCAGAATTATTCGTATTgtaaattacagtaaatgcaGGATGGGGAGGCTGATAGAGCCTGTTCTGCATTGGTTAATTTATATCCAACAAGTGCTGCATTGTTATTAGACATAATTGGCCatttgcaaaatgacaaaatgacaaaatgaacatCCATCTGCCTATTCTACTGCATAAACCTATAGATGTTTCTATATGTTTGATACTGAAGTAGTCTTTTCAGGTGGACTTTACACTATTTGCATAGAACATTAGCTTTGAATACTGAAGAATCTTTATGTAACATGGCCGTGTCTGCATGTAAAAAATTTGTTGGTTGAGCCGTTCAGCATCCAGCATGTACCCAGCCTTGTTACTGTTCATGTCTAAATGATCTGATCATTATGACAACTCATCAGACATGATTTAATTATCTGTCAGCAGTCTCTGTGCACACATCCGGTCACTTGACATGAAGAATGAGTTTTTAATTTGCAGCGAGAGAAGGCTGGGACGATACGCCGGCCCAGTTCTTTGAACGATCTGGATCAGAGTCAAGAGGAAAGAGAGATTGAGTTTCTCAGACTACAAGTGCTGGAGCAACAGAACATAATCGACGATCTGTCCAAGGTAGCAGAATTTCTTCACACATGgatgcacacaaaaaaagtattttaaaagccacaatttagaaaaataattctACATGCAAACTGTGTCTTGTGTTCTCTGATCGGCCTGTTTTCATTTCCAGGCGCTGGAAACCGCTGGATACGTGAAGAGTGTGATAGTGAGTCATTTTGCTTCTGGGAAATATTCACACTGTGAaatgctaaaatatgttttatgaaaaatgaaatcaataaatattaCCTAAAAAAAccaagattaaaataaaaatcaccttgTACTTTATAAATGATATTAGCAGCTGAAATGAGTGAGTAATGTAGTGTATGTGATGTTCAGACATAATGTAAATACAGTtgcatgcatttctttctttctgtaaaaCTGGAAGTGTAGTGGAAGCAGCACCTTGTACTTTATAGAAATGAGCTGTTCATGTATGATAGAGAATCTGATGCAAGttaatgtgttttgttctttaatttaatcttattttgaTCTTGTTTCTCAGGAGAGAGACATGCTGCTGAGATACAGGAGACAGGACAGCCTACGCAGGAAGAAGCCCTTCAGAACCTGTAGGGTACGCAGGCATCAGGACTGAACTACACATGCACATCTCATACACACTTTCAGCAGAAAATagaataattacattattattttacattactgcTTAATGTAATGTCTCATTCTTATATACTAATTGCATTGTTCATACATTACATTATTCTTAATTATGCATTCGtagtgtgtatataatatttgctttaaatatagtattattttattttttatttgcttatattttattttgttttgataatcaTATCCTTTGAATAATTTTGCATGgattatgcattcattttataataatattttatgtatgaaatatttactttattattgttttaggtttttgtttatattttatgaactgattaatatactttaattatGCATtgaaagtgcatttatttttatattaatattaaaatgtatcattataattattatattttgttgtcattttatgaTTAAGCACCACTGCATTGATGAATCCTGGTgatgttttatgtcttttttttacgcAACAATTAACACCAATcaagaaatatttacattattatataatatgaaaaataaaatcccaatttatcatttattaaactatttaaaaaaataatatatatatatatatatagatataattgtattttttttttttttttaatttttttttctttttccttaccTTCTGTGTATTTAAACTTCTTTGGgtttatctctctctcattctctccatAGCCGGTGGTGGAGACGTTTTTTGGCTATGATGAGGAAGGCTCTATAGACTCGGACGGCTCCTCTATTTCCTACCACACAGACCGAACGCCCTGCACGCCAGACGATGACCTCGAAGAGGTGCATGTGTGTTTGGCTGTGTTTGTGAGTGTCTGTAAACTATAACCGTAAACCTGTCATCTCTCTGTGCTCAGGGAATGCTTAAGGAGGAGACTGAGCTGCGCTTCCGTCAGCTGACGATGGAGTATCAGGCTCTTCAGCGAGCTTACGCGCTCCTGCAGGAGCAGGTGGGAGGAACGTTTGATGCAGAGAAAGAGGTCAAGGTAAATCATTTAAACATCCCAGccatgaaatatttatatattcactcTCTTAACAATAACAACTTCTCAGCTCTTAGCAGATGGCTGTATAGTTCATACgaatatgattatttttgtaatattacactgTGGCATAACCATAAAAGCTTTTTCAACCATGACAAATGACAGGACAGTTTGTCAGTCATTGGGTGACTGTAATAATATCTGTAATAATATCTCTTTGGTACAAAATCCAGCTTCACAAAACCTTTGTATTTTTCTCTTCTCAAAACTTTCCTAATCTaacttttaaagacaaaaaattaaaattaaaataaaaaaaaatcaacgtcaccatgaaatcaaaatagaccCCATTTACTTTAAGCATGTTTTCGAtgttattgtgaatgattaattAATGCACAGTCCCACCCTACATTTGTTTCCTAATTAAATGTAGTAATTTACTCAGAAATATGCAGAAGTAAAATTggtttaaatttctttctttttctttttttttttctttacagatgTGCAAAATTTAcaattgttttgtctgttttagaCTCGAGAGCAGCTTCAGGCTGAACTGATCCGGTTCCAGACCAGAATAGCAGATCTGGAGTGTGCTCTAAGTCATCAGGGACAGGTAGAACACCAGCATTAGTATGATTAAGAATTAATttacccaagaatgaaaatttggCAAAAACTTACTTACcactcaggtcatccaagacGTAGATTAGTTTTGTTCATCGGAaaaaaatttggagaaattttgcattacatcacttgcttaacaatggttcctctgcagtgaatgggtgccgtcagaatgtgagtccaaagagctgataaagacatcacaataatccacaagtgattattttttcatttcacaaggtGTTAACTGATttattgcttgtggattattgtttgtgatgtttttatcagctgtgtgggactctcattctgacggcacccattcactgcagaggatccattagagAGCAAGTTATGTAACAATGTGTTCAGATAAAGAAATCAACTCAttcacatcttggatggcctttcaactgttcctttaaagactGTGACGATAACACTTTTTCACATATGCACAGTTTCTTGgtgactttttttcctttctattgCATGTTCAAACACAATAGTAGCATCAAACTCTTGGAATATAATACAAAGAAAACCAAACTTTTGCTGTGGAACTTTTTGACCCCATTGAAAGAAGTGTAATTTGATGAGAGATGATGAagtttcagtttatatatatatatatatatatattatatatatatatatatatatatatatatatagatatatatatatatatatatatatatatatatatatatatagatatatatatatatttttttttttttcaactgaggGCCGCTTATAGTCTAAATCAAGGTTTTTATAAGGCACTACACACACATGATGACAACCCTAAAACCCTAATCCTATATAATGTGAGCAGTGCTGGTCATGCATCAGTCTGGGTTGTGAGGGTTGCGTGCGCGGCTGAAATTGCTCTGGGACCAGAGATGCACTGAAGGAGAATGAGTCTGGGAGAGTGTTATAGAGGATTTTACACGAAAAGATCTGCTAGCTTCGAATTATTCAAATCATTTGCATTCATATTATATGCCTTTTTCAGGATATGAAGTGGATTGAGGAGAAACAAGCTTTGTATAAACGCAACCAAGAGCTTGTGGAAAAGGTGGGTGACATTCATGTTCATTAGACTGATGGAAGACGAACATCACAATCAGAGCGCATggtttctttgtttaaaatgtttctattaaTAACACAGTTGAAGTTGTTAAAGTCTGACCTGTATGACTTTGGAAAACTCGTTGTAAAGACAAAAAACGTTTCTTTATTCAAGTTACAATGGCGCCAAATTACAGGAGTGATCCGAAAAATGACCCTCTTTCAGTAGAttggtttttaattaatttcatgaaGCTGATTTCAGGCAGTGAATGCAGCTTATTTGGTTTCCTGTCagattgcctttttttttttttaacccacactttgtattttttgttcCCAGATTAAAAATATGGAGACAGAGGAGACGAGactgaaaaatgaaattcaggaTGCAAAAGACCAAAACGAACTCCTGGAGTTCAGAATTCTTGAACTTGAAGTGAGTCTGACTGAAGATTTTTCTACTCCAAAATCTATCGTGTGCTTGCAACTATTAAACTTCTGGAACAGAAGAATTGGTCTGTGAGAATAATAATGATGCTCTTATGTTTCTtcaggaaagagagagaagatcTCCAGCCATAAACTTCCAGAATATCCATTTTGCAGAGGGCGCGAGTCCCCTGCAGTTGTACTGTGAGGCAGAGGGTGTTGCTGTGAGTTACCCTGAACCATATGCCTCATGTCTCCATAgagagaccggggctagttgtcacaagtaACTATAAGGTTTTAATAATGAATGATCAgtttggggcaagttgtcacaattATACTGGGactaaaatacaataacaaatgtatttttttatacattcattaatttaaagttttgctaaaaaaaaaaaaaatgatgttttaatatCTTACcttatgttttcatatatataacagattttaaatacagatatttaccgttttattttgtatttaaaattttattaaataaggattttatataatgttaactcattgtgctttcataattgttttatctattaaatcttttaaaataaatgtttttatattatcctacacataacacattttaaatacagatGTTTTGCCATTTTACTGTAcatagtattttacattttattaaataatgatttaatgttgtaacctttttgttttttacaattgttttacttattgaatattttcaaagaaatatttttatattaccttACATATAACACAGTTAAGTacaggtattttatttttatatattttgctttgttGTATTTCATattctattaaaaaacaatttgctATTGTTACCttatgttttcataattgttttactgattatatctttttaaagaatctttttatataatattgcattatacattataacacattttaaatacagattgtgcctttttctttatacatagtttaaaaaaaaaacagttctttcaaataaacagcagatttctattgtgacaacttaccccacatAGCTTGACAACGCTATTATGATATTTAAagatatcataatatattttataccaATTATCTAAAAATCCAGACATTGATGAAAAGCAGAGGCACAGAACACCAGCTACTGTAGGTATTTGACTAGATTTAAATTCTTTTAAGGCGATTGTTGAATTGTATCTCACATATCAGCTGCAAAATCATTTCTTCTACACGTTTTTCAGATATCAGACCAAACACTTACAGTGAGTGATCCAGCACAGATCTAATCTGCTGATGTCTGGTTTAATATCTCAATTAAAGTGTTTCTCACACCACAGGACATTGTGATCACAGAGCTGATGAAGAAACTCGATATTCTGGGGGATAACGCCGTAAGTGTATGTTGATTtcatatgtaaatgtgtgtgttttaacacatGCCTGGGTGTGTTTGGTACACATGCATATCTCTGCCATTGATGTCTCGTCTTTTCATTGGACGTCACGCACAGAATCTGACCAATGAGGAGCAAGTGGTGGTTATTCATGCCAGAACAGTATTAACATTAGCAGAGAAGGTATGA contains:
- the LOC109064803 gene encoding janus kinase and microtubule-interacting protein 3 isoform X13 — protein: MSKKPHSGRPKGERPDAMAALQAANEELRAKLTEIQIELQQEKTKVSKLEREKSQEVRHEQHKSTVVVTELKAKLHEEKLRELHSVRETLLRQHESELVRVIKIKDGEIQRLQALISALRDGSTDKVKSALMAEAREECRRSFDGERMRLLKEISELKAVKRQMEEALNVAVQADKIKAAEIRSVYHLHQEEINRIKRECEREIRRLQLDEKDARRFQLKIAELSAIIRKLEDRNALLSEERNELLKRLREAESQYKPLLDKNRRLSRKNEELVHALRRMENKLHFITQENIEMREKAGTIRRPSSLNDLDQSQEEREIEFLRLQVLEQQNIIDDLSKALETAGYVKSVIERDMLLRYRRQDSLRRKKPFRTCRPVVETFFGYDEEGSIDSDGSSISYHTDRTPCTPDDDLEEGMLKEETELRFRQLTMEYQALQRAYALLQEQVGGTFDAEKEVKTREQLQAELIRFQTRIADLECALSHQGQDMKWIEEKQALYKRNQELVEKIKNMETEETRLKNEIQDAKDQNELLEFRILELEERERRSPAINFQNIHFAEGASPLQLYCEAEGVADIVITELMKKLDILGDNANLTNEEQVVVIHARTVLTLAEKWLEQIEVTKSALQQKMLDIESEKELFSKQKGYLDEELDYRKQSLDHAHKRILELEAMLFDALQLEETGGKVSELLTEQDRDSLRGAVDQWKRQVLSELRERDSQILRERMELLQHAQARIKELEEWIEAQKRQIKELEEKFLFLFLFFSLAFILWS
- the LOC109064803 gene encoding janus kinase and microtubule-interacting protein 3 isoform X10, translated to MSKKPHSGRPKGERPDAMAALQAANEELRAKLTEIQIELQQEKTKVSKLEREKSQEVRHEQHKSTVVVTELKAKLHEEKLRELHSVRETLLRQHESELVRVIKIKDGEIQRLQALISALRDGSTDKVKSALMAEAREECRRSFDGERMRLLKEISELKAVKRQMEEALNVAVQADKIKAAEIRSVYHLHQEEINRIKRECEREIRRLQLDEKDARRFQLKIAELSAIIRKLEDRNALLSEERNELLKRLREAESQYKPLLDKNRRLSRKNEELVHALRRMENKLHFITQENIEMREKAGTIRRPSSLNDLDQSQEEREIEFLRLQVLEQQNIIDDLSKALETAGYVKSVIERDMLLRYRRQDSLRRKKPFRTCRPVVETFFGYDEEGSIDSDGSSISYHTDRTPCTPDDDLEEGMLKEETELRFRQLTMEYQALQRAYALLQEQVGGTFDAEKEVKTREQLQAELIRFQTRIADLECALSHQGQDMKWIEEKQALYKRNQELVEKIKNMETEETRLKNEIQDAKDQNELLEFRILELEERERRSPAINFQNIHFAEGASPLQLYCEAEGVADIVITELMKKLDILGDNAVSNLTNEEQVVVIHARTVLTLAEKWLEQIEVTKSALQQKMLDIESEKELFSKQKGYLDEELDYRKQSLDHAHKRILELEAMLFDALQLEETGGKVSELLTEQDRDSLRGAVDQWKRQVLSELRERDSQILRERMELLQHAQARIKELEEWIEAQKRQIKELEEKPSFFGRSSSRMQETVPCGSLDSAHRPQVFFCTRGG